Proteins encoded in a region of the Pseudomonas denitrificans (nom. rej.) genome:
- a CDS encoding ABC transporter permease, with translation MLLIPPLLWFGVIYIGSLFALLWQSFYTFDDFTMAVTPDLTLANYQALFNPANYDIVLRTFSMAIAVSVASAVLAFPIAYYMARYAGPKEKAFFYIAVMLPMWASYIVKAYAWTVILAKGGILYWVIEHLHLLGLLDLLLQVPGVGGNTLSTSHLGRFWVFTYVWLPFMILPIQAALERLPPSLLQASADLGAHPRQTFFQVILPLAFPGVVAGSIFTFSLTLGDFIIPQLVGPSGLFIGTMVYVQQGAVGNMPLAAAFTLVPIVLIAVYLSIAKRLGAFDAL, from the coding sequence TTCTACACCTTCGACGACTTCACCATGGCGGTGACGCCGGACCTGACCCTGGCCAACTACCAGGCCCTGTTCAACCCGGCCAACTACGACATCGTCCTGCGCACCTTCAGCATGGCGATTGCCGTGTCGGTGGCCAGCGCCGTCCTCGCCTTCCCCATCGCCTACTACATGGCGCGCTATGCCGGGCCCAAGGAGAAGGCCTTCTTCTACATCGCGGTGATGCTGCCGATGTGGGCCAGTTACATCGTCAAGGCCTACGCCTGGACGGTGATCCTGGCCAAGGGCGGCATCCTCTACTGGGTGATCGAGCACCTGCACCTGCTCGGCCTGCTGGACCTGCTGCTGCAAGTGCCAGGCGTGGGCGGCAACACGCTATCCACCTCGCACCTGGGGCGCTTCTGGGTGTTCACCTACGTCTGGCTGCCGTTCATGATCCTACCGATCCAGGCCGCCCTGGAGCGCCTGCCGCCATCGCTGCTGCAAGCCTCGGCGGACCTCGGTGCGCACCCGCGGCAAACCTTCTTCCAGGTGATCCTGCCGCTGGCCTTCCCCGGCGTGGTGGCGGGCTCGATCTTCACCTTCAGCCTGACCCTGGGCGACTTCATCATCCCGCAGCTGGTCGGCCCCAGCGGGCTGTTCATCGGCACCATGGTCTACGTGCAGCAGGGCGCGGTGGGCAACATGCCGCTGGCGGCGGCCTTTACCCTGGTACCCATCGTGCTGATCGCCGTCTACCTGTCCATCGCCAAGCGACTGGGGGCCTTCGATGCGCTCTGA